The Gallus gallus isolate bGalGal1 chromosome 5, bGalGal1.mat.broiler.GRCg7b, whole genome shotgun sequence region TGGGAGTGGTGGACTGCACCCATGTGGCGATCAAAGCGCCCAACGCCGAGGACCTGTCCTACGTGAACCGAAAGGGCCTCCACTCCCTGAACTGCCTGATGGTGTGCGATGCCAGGGGGGCCCTGCTGAGCGCTGAGACTCACTGGCCCGGCAGCATGCCCGACTGCAAcgtgctgcagcaggcagcccttACCAGCCAGTTTGAAAACGAGCTGTACAAGGATGGCTGGCTGTTGGGTAAGTCAGTTCTTCGTCTTGCTTTCTGTTGGCTCCTCATGGAGTACAGGGCCTCTCGGCATTGCTGGTAAGCTTACTTCTGAGTGCCTTGTAGATTCCTTGAGGCTTGAGATTCGGTTTGGACTATCCTCTTGGAAATCCATAACAGTAACTTCcaatctgttttatttactcCGATTATTGTGTATTCGTTTCATTCATTCGTATTTCAGTATTCAACACCTACCTAAGCAGAATTATGCAATtataaattcatagaatcatagaacggcttagATTGGAGAGAAACTTAAAGCtgatccagttccaaccccctgccatgggcagtgtcGCCACCCACTacatgaggctgcccagggccccatccagcctggccttgaatgcctccagaaatggggcatccacagcttctctgggcagcctgttccagcacctcaccaccctctgcgtaaaacatttcttcctaacatctaacctaaatctcccctcttttagttttaaagcctttcctccttgtcttatcactaccagtccatgtaaaaagtcagtctgcCTCCTTAAAAAGATCctttcaagcactggaaggctgcaataaagtctccccagagtcttctcttctccaggctaaacaagtccagctccctcagcctttctctatcggaaaggtgctccagccctttgatcatcttcatgtcctctggacccactccaacagctctgcatccttccctgtgctggaggccccagacttggacacagtgctccagatggggtctcacaagggcagagtagaaggggacagtcatctctctctccctgctggccacccctctgttgatgcagcccaggatacagttggccttctgggttgcaagcatgcactgctggctcatgtccagctttttgtccatcaggacccccaggtccttcttgACAGGGTTGCTCTCAATGAGCAATTCTTCCAGCCTGTACACGTATCTGGGATTGCCatggcccaagtgcaacacctgaACTTAGCcatgttaaacctcattaggttttcatgtgcccacttttcaagcctgttcTGGTCCCTTCCTCCTGTTGTGTCAAgggcaccactcagcttggtgtcatcagcaaacctgctgcAGGTACCATTGATCCCACTGTCTGTAtgattgataaagatgttgaagagcactgatcCCAAGATCTgggggaacaccacttgtgactggcctccacttGGACATAGACCCATTaacaacaaccctctggctatgACCATTCAGCCAATTTTTTATCCACCACCAAATCTACAATCCTAGTCCAGTTGTTGTACTTTCACTGTATTATGTATTAAAGAGATTCTCTTACAGCTATGTCGTGTTCTTCCAAGACTTCCCTTGGTAAACCAgaatgtctttattttgttgtCACATTTGTAAACCAGAGTTCTCGGTGCTCCTTCACGTTTTCTATTTTAGCCAGAGAAATATGTTATTCTATAAGGAAACTGGGGGGCAAAGGTCTGGAACTGATGGTGAACTGTAGGTCTGTAACCTGTgccccttcctttccctgccaATAGGTGACAGCTCCTTCTTTCTCCGCACCTGGCTGATGACCCCCCTGCACATCCCTGAGACACCTGCGGAATACCGCTACAACATGGCGCACTCTGCCACACACAACGTCATTGAGAGGACATTCAGAACCATCCGATCGCGATTCCGCTGCCTGGACGGGTCCAAAGGCACCCTGCAGTACTCCCCCGAGAAATCCAGCCACATCATTCTGGCCTGCTGCGTGCTTCACAACATCTCCCTGCAGCACGGGCTGGACGTGTGGTCTGCCCCTGCGGCGGGGCACGTGGAGCCAGCGGAGGAGG contains the following coding sequences:
- the HARBI1 gene encoding putative nuclease HARBI1; this translates as MAVPIAVLDCDLLLYGRGHRTLDRFKLEDVTDEYLVSTYGFPRQFICYLVDLLGASLSRPTQRSRAISPETQVLAALGFYTSGSFQTRMGDAIGISQASMSRCVANVTEALVERAPQFIHFPEDEAAVQSLKDDFYALAGMPGVLGVVDCTHVAIKAPNAEDLSYVNRKGLHSLNCLMVCDARGALLSAETHWPGSMPDCNVLQQAALTSQFENELYKDGWLLGDSSFFLRTWLMTPLHIPETPAEYRYNMAHSATHNVIERTFRTIRSRFRCLDGSKGTLQYSPEKSSHIILACCVLHNISLQHGLDVWSAPAAGHVEPAEEEYEQMESMDSEACRIRQELLLTHFS